A single genomic interval of Corvus cornix cornix isolate S_Up_H32 chromosome 1, ASM73873v5, whole genome shotgun sequence harbors:
- the ASMTL gene encoding probable bifunctional dTTP/UTP pyrophosphatase/methyltransferase protein isoform X1 — MVLNPVLGKLVSKRVVLASASPRRQEILTNVGLRFEVVPSWFKETLEKSSFTAPYEYAVETAKQKALEVANRMHVKHLRTPDVVIGADTIVSVDEQILEKPVDKQDAYRMLSRLNGKEHSVFTGVAIIHCHSKDNQLEMDITDFYEETKVKFSELSEELLWEYIHSGEPMDKAGGYGIQALGGMLVEYVHGDFLNVVGFPLNHFCKKLAELYYPPSKHNVQRKKYDSIPSVDTFENQSDGESESSNFTKQKGASKLDSSGMHSSEAVYTSENSSGVRTGFTVPLENQNGVSQSAAKLPSKILELMDGFRASKALFVASKLKIFDHLKDKGPMKAVDIANDVGTSVCGTERLLDACASLGLLEKTPQGYSNTDSANTYLASDGKYSLHGYIIHSNDHLWPLFTNLESAVKEGSRQNHRAFGKKADDLFKDYYHSQEVKQRFMGAMHSIAHLTARDVATAFDLSQFKSACDLGGCTGALAHELVQVYPNLKVTVFDLPEVIANTSYFQPSGQHTAPVTFVSGDFFKDSLPEADLYILSRVLHDWPDEKIHVLLSKVSAVCRPGNALLVAETVLDEQKTHPSVAVLQSLSMTEGKQRSGSEYKQLLEKYGFTDVQIKITGNLLDVVLCFKKSLSL, encoded by the exons ATGGTGTTGAACCCGGTGCTGGGGAAGCTGGTCAGCAAGCGGGTGGTGCTGGCCAGCGCCTCGCCGCGCCGGCAGGAGATCCTCACCAACGTG GGCCTGCGTTTTGAGGTGGTTCCATCCTGGTTTAAGGAGACACTTGAAAAGTCATCTTTTACAGCCCCTTATGAGTATGCTgtggaaacagcaaaacagaaagctCTTGAAGTAGCAAACAGAATGCATGTA AAACACCTGAGAACACCTGATGTTGTCATAGGAGCAGACACTATTGTG TCTGTGGATGAGCAGATCCTGGAGAAACCAGTTGATAAGCAAGATGCCTACAGAATGCTATCAAG gTTGAATGGGAAAGAGCACAGTGTTTTCACAGGAGTGGCTATTATACACTGCCACAGTAAAG ACAATCAGCTAGAGATGGACATCACTGATTTCTATGAAGAGactaaagtaaaattttctgAGCTGTCTGAAGAGCTCTTATGGGAGTACATTCATAGCGGGGAGCCAAT ggaCAAGGCTGGTGGATATGGTATCCAAGCCCTTGGTGGAATGTTAGTTGAGTATGTCCATGGAGACTTCTTGAATGTGGTGGGATTTCCTCTGAATCACTTCTGCAAAAAGCTAGCAGAATTGTACTATCCGCCCTCTAAACATAATGTACAACGTAAAAAGTACGACTCTATCCCTTCTGTGGACACTTTTGAGAACCAAAGTGATGGAGAAAGTGAATCTTCAaatttcacaaagcagaaaggtGCTAGTAAGTTGGACAGCAGTGGGATGCATTCCTCAGAAGCTGTTTACACTTCTGAAAACAGTTCTGGTGTCAGAACTGGTTTTACAGTGCCTTTGGAAAATCAGAATGGAGTGTCACAGAGTGCAGCAAAACTTCCATCCAAAATTCTAGAGCTGATGGACGGTTTTAGAGCTTCAAAG GCTCTGTTTGTAGCCTCTAAGCTGAAGATATTTGATCATCTGAAAGATAAAGGTCCAATGAAGGCTGTGGATATTGCAAATGATGTTGGAACCTCTGTATGTGGAACTGAAAGACTCCTTGATGCATGTGCTTCTCTTGGATTACTGGAGAAAACACCACAAG GTTACAGTAATACAGACTCAGCAAATACCTACCTGGCCTCAGATGGTAAATACTCACTTCATGGCTACATTATCCATTCTAATGATCACCTTTGGCCTCTCTTCACAAACTTGGAATCTGCCGTCAAAGAAGGGAGCAGGCAGAATCATCGAGCCTTTGGAAAGAAAGCAGATGATCTATTTAAG GACTATTATCACAGCCAGGAGGTAAAGCAACGTTTTATGGGTGCCATGCACAGCATTGCTCACCTGACAGCAAGAGATGTGGCTACAGCGTTTGATCTTTCACAGTTTAAATCTGCTTGTGATTTAGGAG GTTGCACTGGAGCTCTGGCTCATGAATTAGTACAAGTATACCCAAATCTTAAGGTCACAGTATTTGACCTTCCAGAAGTCATTGCAAACACCTCTTACTTTCAGCCTTCAGGACAACACACTGCTCCAGTGACATTTGTATCAG GTGACTTCTTCAAGGATAGTCTTCCAGAAGCAGATCTTTACATCCTTTCTCGTGTTCTTCATGACTGGCCTGATGAAAAGATACATGTGCTATTAAGCAAGGTATCAGCTGTTTGCAGACCAG GAAATGCCTTGCTAGTGGCAGAAACTGTGCTTGATGAACAGAAGACACACCCTTCTGTAGCTGTGCTACAATCCCTCAGTATGACTGAAGGCAAGCAGAGAAGCGGCTCAGAATATAAACAGCTACTGGAGAAATACGGATTCACAGATGTACAAATTAAGATTACAGGAAACTTACTAGATGTGGTTCTGTGCTTCAAGAAGAGTCTGTCACTGTAG
- the ASMTL gene encoding probable bifunctional dTTP/UTP pyrophosphatase/methyltransferase protein isoform X3, translating into MVLNPVLGKLVSKRVVLASASPRRQEILTNVGLRFEVVPSWFKETLEKSSFTAPYEYAVETAKQKALEVANRMHVKHLRTPDVVIGADTIVSVDEQILEKPVDKQDAYRMLSRLNGKEHSVFTGVAIIHCHSKDNQLEMDITDFYEETKVKFSELSEELLWEYIHSGEPMDKAGGYGIQALGGMLVEYVHGDFLNVVGFPLNHFCKKLAELYYPPSKHNVQRKKYDSIPSVDTFENQSDGESESSNFTKQKGASKLDSSGMHSSEAVYTSENSSGVRTGFTVPLENQNGVSQSAAKLPSKILELMDGFRASKALFVASKLKIFDHLKDKGPMKAVDIANDVGTSVCGTERLLDACASLGLLEKTPQGYSNTDSANTYLASDGKYSLHGYIIHSNDHLWPLFTNLESAVKEGSRQNHRAFGKKADDLFKDYYHSQEVKQRFMGAMHSIAHLTARDVATAFDLSQFKSACDLGGCTGALAHELVQVYPNLKVTVFDLPEVIANTSYFQPSGQHTAPVTFVSGDFFKDSLPEADLYILSRVLHDWPDEKIHVLLSKVSAVCRPGVNMEKKTVSQII; encoded by the exons ATGGTGTTGAACCCGGTGCTGGGGAAGCTGGTCAGCAAGCGGGTGGTGCTGGCCAGCGCCTCGCCGCGCCGGCAGGAGATCCTCACCAACGTG GGCCTGCGTTTTGAGGTGGTTCCATCCTGGTTTAAGGAGACACTTGAAAAGTCATCTTTTACAGCCCCTTATGAGTATGCTgtggaaacagcaaaacagaaagctCTTGAAGTAGCAAACAGAATGCATGTA AAACACCTGAGAACACCTGATGTTGTCATAGGAGCAGACACTATTGTG TCTGTGGATGAGCAGATCCTGGAGAAACCAGTTGATAAGCAAGATGCCTACAGAATGCTATCAAG gTTGAATGGGAAAGAGCACAGTGTTTTCACAGGAGTGGCTATTATACACTGCCACAGTAAAG ACAATCAGCTAGAGATGGACATCACTGATTTCTATGAAGAGactaaagtaaaattttctgAGCTGTCTGAAGAGCTCTTATGGGAGTACATTCATAGCGGGGAGCCAAT ggaCAAGGCTGGTGGATATGGTATCCAAGCCCTTGGTGGAATGTTAGTTGAGTATGTCCATGGAGACTTCTTGAATGTGGTGGGATTTCCTCTGAATCACTTCTGCAAAAAGCTAGCAGAATTGTACTATCCGCCCTCTAAACATAATGTACAACGTAAAAAGTACGACTCTATCCCTTCTGTGGACACTTTTGAGAACCAAAGTGATGGAGAAAGTGAATCTTCAaatttcacaaagcagaaaggtGCTAGTAAGTTGGACAGCAGTGGGATGCATTCCTCAGAAGCTGTTTACACTTCTGAAAACAGTTCTGGTGTCAGAACTGGTTTTACAGTGCCTTTGGAAAATCAGAATGGAGTGTCACAGAGTGCAGCAAAACTTCCATCCAAAATTCTAGAGCTGATGGACGGTTTTAGAGCTTCAAAG GCTCTGTTTGTAGCCTCTAAGCTGAAGATATTTGATCATCTGAAAGATAAAGGTCCAATGAAGGCTGTGGATATTGCAAATGATGTTGGAACCTCTGTATGTGGAACTGAAAGACTCCTTGATGCATGTGCTTCTCTTGGATTACTGGAGAAAACACCACAAG GTTACAGTAATACAGACTCAGCAAATACCTACCTGGCCTCAGATGGTAAATACTCACTTCATGGCTACATTATCCATTCTAATGATCACCTTTGGCCTCTCTTCACAAACTTGGAATCTGCCGTCAAAGAAGGGAGCAGGCAGAATCATCGAGCCTTTGGAAAGAAAGCAGATGATCTATTTAAG GACTATTATCACAGCCAGGAGGTAAAGCAACGTTTTATGGGTGCCATGCACAGCATTGCTCACCTGACAGCAAGAGATGTGGCTACAGCGTTTGATCTTTCACAGTTTAAATCTGCTTGTGATTTAGGAG GTTGCACTGGAGCTCTGGCTCATGAATTAGTACAAGTATACCCAAATCTTAAGGTCACAGTATTTGACCTTCCAGAAGTCATTGCAAACACCTCTTACTTTCAGCCTTCAGGACAACACACTGCTCCAGTGACATTTGTATCAG GTGACTTCTTCAAGGATAGTCTTCCAGAAGCAGATCTTTACATCCTTTCTCGTGTTCTTCATGACTGGCCTGATGAAAAGATACATGTGCTATTAAGCAAGGTATCAGCTGTTTGCAGACCAG GTGTGAATATGGAGAAAAAGACTGTGAGTCAGATCATTTAA